The Limnospira fusiformis SAG 85.79 genomic interval AGGGCTTTCCCCACCTCAAACACCATCCAGGCGCATAATTCATGGCGACGTTGTTCTAGCAATTCTGCCGCCTTCCGTAATACAGCCGCGCGTCGGCTAACGGGGGTCTTTTTCCAGCTAGGAAATGTAGCTTTAGCAGCAGCGATCGCTTTTTCCGCTTGTTCAATATTAGCCAAACCAATTTTGCCGACTATTTCCGTAGGTTGAGCCGGGTTAACGGAATCCACAAAATTCTCTGTATTTTCCCATTTACCATTAATCAGAGGTAAGTAGGTTTTACCCAACTGCGATCGCACATTTCCCAAGGCAGCCAAAGCGCGATCGCGAATAATTGCATCCGCATAATCACTATCCGCCGCATTAGGAAATACAGGTTTCCAAGTCTGGTGAATTGTGCTATCATTATCACCAACAGGAGGCGCTAATAGTTCTTCTAAAGGTCGCTGTTCTGAACTTTGGCGAATAAAAGAGGAATTAGCCGTATTTTCTAACAGTCGCCGAATTAGATAAGACATCCCTGGTAGTAGTTCACCATAGGGACAATACATCCGCACTCGATAACCTTTAGCCGCCAATTGTTTGGCGAGTTGGTCTCCCATACCATAGAGAACTTGCATCTCAAAGGCGCGTTGGGGTACTTTGAGGGTTTCCGCTATAGCGATCGCTTTCGCCTGGGAACGGACGTTATGGCTACCGATAGCAGAATAAATATAGGCGTGATTTTCCAACATTAATTGGGTCAGCCTTTCGTAATTAGCATCAGTCGCAGCCTTATCATTAAATACTGGTTGCGGCCAGTCATTTTGCATCGCCTTGATAGTTTCCTGGTCCCAATAAGCACCTTTTACCAGTCTAACCGTCACCGGATATCCCCGCAATTTTGCCCATTCAATAATGCCTTCTAGGTCTTTGGCGCTATCGCGTAGGTAGGCTTGAACCGTGACACCGATATCAGTGCGATCGCGGAATTCCTCTTCCATTAACAGATTTTTGAGGATGCTTAAAGTTAGGTCCTTATAGGCGTATTGTTCCATATCAAAATGCACCGCCGCCCCAACTTCTTTCGCCCGTCTTAATAAAGTGCGGATGCGATCGCTTACTTTCTCCTCACTTCCCTTAGCATCAAGCGGGTCAAACTGCGAATAAAAAGCCGTCAATTTCACCGAAACCTGTACTCTAGGAATAGGGTTTCCGTCCGCTTCATCAATTTGGGGAACTGTTGACCACCGCTGCGCCGCCGCCGACAGTTTTTCCATTAATTCCAAGTAACTATTCAGATACGATTCCGCTTCCGTTTCCGTAATCACCGCCTCTCCTAGCAGGTCTACAGTAAAGCCTAGTTTATCTTTACGCAACCTTTCCAGAGTTTTGATAATTTGCGGAATATCCGCCCCCGCGATATATTTCTGAGCCAGCGTTTCTACAGCAGGGGCTACTGTCGTAGCTGCCATTTTCCCAGCTACCGAGTCAGGGTTAGCAAAATTAAGCAGCTTTTTCAGCGAGTCCGGGAGTTCCACCTCTTCCGCCGTCAGGTATTCCTGAAGGTGAGCCGCAATTTCCGGTTTACTCCGCAGCGCCGGTAAACAGTCGATAAAATGAAACAATTGCACCCGCAAACCGGGGTTAGACATCGCCCAGTCCAGGATTTTGTCATCAATACGCATCTGGTCCTGGATTTTACCAAACAGAGATTGTTTTTTCTGTTGGGTCGCCGCTAGAAGTTCTCGGGCGATTTCTTGGGTTTTGGGTTCGTAGGTATTATTAGATAGTTGTGCAACCACAGGTTATTGAGTATCAGAAATGGTGAACATTGATATCAGACCCGCCCTCAAACGGACGGGGACTCCCAAACCTCACGATTTGGGTTACGGCGATCTACCCCCAAAGGGACAGATTTAATCTTCTGGGGTCTAGCCGAGCCTCAACTCCTAGGGCGAGAAGCGCCGCCAAAATCTTCATGATCTTCCCCCATTTTTCGTAAAATCCCCCCTCTGCCCACTAATTTTATCATGAATCAGGAGCCACCATTCACCCGCCTTTATCCCTGGTTTGGGGCGACTGAGAGATTCCCCAACCCCTCCCCCTCTTAACTCCATTTAAATCTGCCGTTTGACATCCGCCCCAAATCGCCCAACCCTGATTAAGCTAAGGTTTCTCACCAATTCAGCGCCTCTCTACCCACACCGCCATAGTCACCCTTACTCATGCGAATCATGCGAATCATGCGAATCATGCGATCGCCACTAAATCAGTCCCAAACCCCCGCCTTAGTCATCAAATTTTCCCCAATCTCCAAATCTATGATAAAATCAAAACCATTGATTTTTATCTGGATTCCATCCCTCCCAGAAGTTCCCACTATTGCATTAATGGGACTAACTTTTGGGATACGTCTGTTATAAAAATGCTCATGTACCCCCAAAATCACCCTTATTCTAAAATTAGGGTCGGGGGCACCTTACCCTATTTTGAGGAAAACCAGATGAAATTAGCCGTAAAATAGCTTGTCATAAAAAATTTGGTTTTTTATTCCAAATCAGTAATTTTGTGTTATCATCAATTAGTTTATTGTTATCTTTCTTTAAGATATCTGGTGATTAACCGATGATAAAAAAACTTTTTTGTTCCACCCTGTCTGCTAGTTTTTTAGCAGCTACCATGTCAGGTTGCGCTCCAGTGGCTGAAACCGGGGAAGTTGCCTGCGCTGAAGTCACCGAAGCCGACATTGCAGCATTGTTCGATCGCTGGAATAGTTCCCTAGCTACCCTAGATCCTGATCAAGTAGTAGCTAACTATACCCCCACAGCCGTATTACTGCCAACTGTTTCCAACACTCCCCGCACCGACCATGAAAGCATTAGAGAATATTTTGTGGACTTTCTGCCAAATAACCCCCAAGGAGTGATTAACAGCAGGACTATTGCCATTGGTTGTAACAAGGCTCATGACGTGGGAGTTTATACCTTTACATTTACAGATGACCAAGGACAAACCACCGAAGCAGTAGCCCGCTTTTCCTATGTTTATGTCTATAAGGATGGTGAATGGTTAATTGATCATCACCATTCATCCTTAATGCCAGAAACTGTCGCTAATTAGGCTTCCCATCAAATTGCCTTCTACATTCTGGTGTATCTAGCCATCCCTTGATAATCATCGATATCACACCCATAAAAGATGGCTAAATATGAGCTTTTGATAGCCGATGCTCCAGAAATTTAACCCTCTGAGAGTGTACAGGCAAGGCAGGCCTTGTCTGTACAGCCTTTGAGTCAACCTCCCATGTATCGGGAACTATCAACCTTTCGAGCCATCCTCCGGTTTCTGAAAAACAGACGCGATCGGTTTGGCTTGCTTATCCGTTTGGGGATAAAACTTAAATTTCTCCATAGCCATACTAGCCGCTTGCACTACAGACGGATCGGGGTCTCGCAAACCCTGTTTAAGTATGGGAATCACGCGATCGCTTTTAATCATACCCAGAGCATAAATTGCCTCTTGACGCACTTGAGCGCTACTATCTTGGCTGAGTTGAGTTAAAGTAGGAATCGCTTGTTGGATTTCTGGACGTAAGCCATGGGTGCTTGCTAGTCTACCCAGAGTCGCGGCCAATTGAGTGCGTATTTCTGTATCTGCGTGTCGAGTATAGCCAACCAGGTTAGCAATAGCTGACAGGTTTTGTGACTCTCCTACTTTAGCGATCGCTATCAGCAAGTCTTCCTTTTCATGGCTGCCATGTCCAGTAACTTTCGGATTTAGGGGAGGCTTAACCGAATCTACTGCCATTAAACCATCAGCCATCACTGATTCTTCTACCTCTTCCACATCTTCAGAAACTTCCGACACCTCTGCCGCCACTTCCGTTTCTTCTGGTGTCTCTTCTGGTGTAGCAGCTTCTGTCGGTGTCTCCGAGACCATTAAACCATCAGCCATCACTGATTCTTCTACTTCTTCTACATCTTCAGAAACTTCCGCCGCCACTTCCGTTTCTTCTGGTGTCTCTTCTAGTGTAGCCGCTTCTGTCGGTATCTCCGAGACCATTAAACCATCAGCCATCACTGATTCTTCTACTTCTTCAGAAACTTCCGACACCTCTGCCGCCACTTCCGTTTCTTCTGGTGTCTCCTCTTCTGTAGCCGCTTCTGTCGGTATCTCCGAGACCATTAAACCATCAGCCATCACTGATTCTTCTACCTCTTCAGAAACTTCCGACACCTCTGCCACCACTTCCGTCTCTTCTGGTGTCTCTTCTGGTGTAGCAGCTTCTGTCGGTATCTCCGAGACCATTAAACCATCAGCCATCACTGATTCTTCTACCTCTTCCGACACCTCTGCCACCACTTCCGTCTCTTCTGGTGTCTCTTCTGGTGTAGCAGCTTCTGTAGGTGTCTCCGAGACCATTAAATCATCAGCCATCACTGATTCTTCTACCTCTTCCGACACCTCTGCCACCACTTCCGTCTCTTCTGGTGTCTCCTCTTCTGTAGCAGCTTCTGTAGCCTCTTCCGCTTCACTTTCTGCCAACAAATCAGGCAAAAATTCCAAACGCTCATGCAGCGACTCTATCATCTGCTCAGTTTGAGACTGCATAGCTCGCACGAGTTGTTCAGTTCCCGCGCGAATTTCATCATTATATTGTTCTTCCAGGTTATCAATAGCATTTTGAATCCGAGTCTCCTGATCTTGTTCAAGATCAGCGCGTAGCTTCTGAATTTCTTGTTCACTGTGCTGTCGGATATTTTCGATAGTTTGGCGAATTTCCTCTCTGGTAGTATAGTTGTCCTGCTCAAGTTGTTGCAGTTGGTTCTCATAGCCCGCGATATATTCTGCCATCTGCTGAGTGCGGTCTTGACTTTCGCTAATATCCCCATCCATATCATGAAGTTGAGTTTCATAGCCTGTTAAAGACTCACCCATTTCATTGATGCGACTTTGGCTGGCTTGTAAGTCTTGATTGACCTCTTCCAATTGAGTCTGATATGAAGTCAAAAACTCATTCAATTCCTCAACCTGGCGTTCACGGCTATGTAATTCCTCATTCAACTTTCCCAGGCGTTGCTGATACTCCCTCAACTGCTGGTTAGCTTCTTGAAGTTCCTCCTCACGGCTTTGTACCTGGTTGGTAAGCTGCTCAATATGGGACTGATAATATTGAGTTAAAGATTCATTGCTTTTTGTCAATTCAGCTTCATGTTCTTGTTTGAGCGTTTCTTTGCTCTCTCGCAGTTGGCGATCGTAATCATCTCT includes:
- the pruA gene encoding L-glutamate gamma-semialdehyde dehydrogenase, whose product is MVAQLSNNTYEPKTQEIARELLAATQQKKQSLFGKIQDQMRIDDKILDWAMSNPGLRVQLFHFIDCLPALRSKPEIAAHLQEYLTAEEVELPDSLKKLLNFANPDSVAGKMAATTVAPAVETLAQKYIAGADIPQIIKTLERLRKDKLGFTVDLLGEAVITETEAESYLNSYLELMEKLSAAAQRWSTVPQIDEADGNPIPRVQVSVKLTAFYSQFDPLDAKGSEEKVSDRIRTLLRRAKEVGAAVHFDMEQYAYKDLTLSILKNLLMEEEFRDRTDIGVTVQAYLRDSAKDLEGIIEWAKLRGYPVTVRLVKGAYWDQETIKAMQNDWPQPVFNDKAATDANYERLTQLMLENHAYIYSAIGSHNVRSQAKAIAIAETLKVPQRAFEMQVLYGMGDQLAKQLAAKGYRVRMYCPYGELLPGMSYLIRRLLENTANSSFIRQSSEQRPLEELLAPPVGDNDSTIHQTWKPVFPNAADSDYADAIIRDRALAALGNVRSQLGKTYLPLINGKWENTENFVDSVNPAQPTEIVGKIGLANIEQAEKAIAAAKATFPSWKKTPVSRRAAVLRKAAELLEQRRHELCAWMVFEVGKALSQCDAEVSEAIDFCLFYAAEMERLDQGYIYDTAGESDRYSYQPRGISLVISPWNFPLAIPVGMTVASLVTGNCTLLKPAETSAIIGAKIAQILVEAGVPDGVFQFIPSKGSTVGAHLVKHPDVQMITFTGSQEVGCWIYAEAAILRPGQKHLKRVVAEMGGKNAIIVDESADLDQAVGGVVYSAFGYTGQKCSACSRVVVLEPVYDVFVSRLVEAVRSLNVGDPADPSTFVGPVIDHNAQTKIKEYIEMGKQEAEMAIALDAPSTGYFVGPTVFVNVSPTAKIAQEEIFGPVLAVIKASNFDEAIDIANGTNYALTGGLYSRTPSHIQKAKADFEVGNLYINRGITGAIVSRQPFGGFKLSGVGSKAGGPDYLLQFLEPRTITENIQRQGFAPIQGVD
- a CDS encoding SgcJ/EcaC family oxidoreductase — encoded protein: MIKKLFCSTLSASFLAATMSGCAPVAETGEVACAEVTEADIAALFDRWNSSLATLDPDQVVANYTPTAVLLPTVSNTPRTDHESIREYFVDFLPNNPQGVINSRTIAIGCNKAHDVGVYTFTFTDDQGQTTEAVARFSYVYVYKDGEWLIDHHHSSLMPETVAN
- a CDS encoding HEAT repeat domain-containing protein, whose product is MDLISLLIMLIIGSLAGLGVSYTVLERRLTEQREEYERQIRLSAEELEKAHQVRIQEMVQSLRDDYDRQLRESKETLKQEHEAELTKSNESLTQYYQSHIEQLTNQVQSREEELQEANQQLREYQQRLGKLNEELHSRERQVEELNEFLTSYQTQLEEVNQDLQASQSRINEMGESLTGYETQLHDMDGDISESQDRTQQMAEYIAGYENQLQQLEQDNYTTREEIRQTIENIRQHSEQEIQKLRADLEQDQETRIQNAIDNLEEQYNDEIRAGTEQLVRAMQSQTEQMIESLHERLEFLPDLLAESEAEEATEAATEEETPEETEVVAEVSEEVEESVMADDLMVSETPTEAATPEETPEETEVVAEVSEEVEESVMADGLMVSEIPTEAATPEETPEETEVVAEVSEVSEEVEESVMADGLMVSEIPTEAATEEETPEETEVAAEVSEVSEEVEESVMADGLMVSEIPTEAATLEETPEETEVAAEVSEDVEEVEESVMADGLMVSETPTEAATPEETPEETEVAAEVSEVSEDVEEVEESVMADGLMAVDSVKPPLNPKVTGHGSHEKEDLLIAIAKVGESQNLSAIANLVGYTRHADTEIRTQLAATLGRLASTHGLRPEIQQAIPTLTQLSQDSSAQVRQEAIYALGMIKSDRVIPILKQGLRDPDPSVVQAASMAMEKFKFYPQTDKQAKPIASVFQKPEDGSKG